In Labrys monachus, the genomic stretch GCCCCTGGCTACCCCCGCGCATATAGGATGGCAATTCGGGCTGCACCAGCCCCCTATTTCGGCCAAAGATCGGTCACGACGCCTTCCGCGAGGCGACGAACGTCTCGTGCTCCCGCAGCAGCTCGCCGGAGAGCGCCTTGGCGATCAGGGTCCGCGTCTCGGCGATGCCGTAGATGGCGACGAAGGAGCCGAAGCGCGGGCCGCGCTGCTCGCCGAGCAGGATGCGGTACAGCGTGTTGAACCATTCGAGCGACACGCCCGGCCGTTCGGGCGTGGCGCCCTTGGCCTTGAAATCCTGGTAGGGCGGCAGGGCGCGGCCGACGTCGTAGACCGCCTCCTGGATGGCGGCGGCGTCGGCGCCGGGCGGCAGGTCGGCGAGGGCCTGCGAGAGCTTCTCCAGCGCGGCCTTTTCCTCTGCGGTGGGTGCCGCATAGCGCTTTGCCGGCTTCACGAAATCGCGGAAATAGCGGATGGCGAAGCCCACCATGGCGTCGAGGCGCGGATGGGTCGCCGCGCTGGCGCCGGGCGCGTAGCGCTGCAGGAACGCCCACAGCACGTCCTTGGATTCGGCATTGGCCACCGCCACCAGGTTGAGGAGCAGGGCGAAGGTGACGGAAGTGCGTTCCCCGTCTCCGCCGATCGTCTCGGGCTGGGGCGGATGGCCGCCATGGATATGCCAGACCGGGTTGCCGAGCCTGTTCTTCCAGTCCTGCTTTTCATAGCCGCCGAGGAATTGGAGATAGTCGTCGACGGCGCGCGGGATGACGTCGAAATAGAGCCGCTTGGCCTCGCGCGGCTTCTGATACATGAACAGGGCGAGGCTGTCGGGCGAGGCGTAGGTCAGCCACTCGTCGATCGAAAGGCCGTTGCCCTTGGTCTTGGAGATCTTCTGGCCGTTCTCGTCGAGGAACAGCTCGTAGTTGAAACCGTCGGGCGGCGTGCCGCCGAGGGCGCGCACGATCTCGGACGACAGCTTCACCGAATCGATCAGGTCCTTGCCGGCCATTTCATAATCGACGCCGAGCGCATACCAGCGCATCGCCCAGTCCGGCTTCCATTGCAGCTTGCAATGGCCGCCGGTCACCGGCGTCTCGAAGCGCTCGCCGGTTTCCGGATCCTTCCAGACGATGGTGCCGGCCTCGGCGCGGGTCTCCTCGACGGGCACCTGCATGACGATGCCGGTCTTTG encodes the following:
- a CDS encoding lysine--tRNA ligase, coding for MSNLYPAELVAAANVSAAWPFEEARKLVSRLEKRPGDAKEILFETGYGPSGLPHIGTFGEVARTSMVRHAFQVLTEGRVPTRLIAFSDDMDGLRKVPGNVPNPALLQANLGKPLTQVPDPFGQYESFAHHNNAMLRRFLDSFGFQYEFLSSTQCYRSGRFDAALLHMLRHMDAVMAVMLPSLREERASTYSPFLPIHPKTGIVMQVPVEETRAEAGTIVWKDPETGERFETPVTGGHCKLQWKPDWAMRWYALGVDYEMAGKDLIDSVKLSSEIVRALGGTPPDGFNYELFLDENGQKISKTKGNGLSIDEWLTYASPDSLALFMYQKPREAKRLYFDVIPRAVDDYLQFLGGYEKQDWKNRLGNPVWHIHGGHPPQPETIGGDGERTSVTFALLLNLVAVANAESKDVLWAFLQRYAPGASAATHPRLDAMVGFAIRYFRDFVKPAKRYAAPTAEEKAALEKLSQALADLPPGADAAAIQEAVYDVGRALPPYQDFKAKGATPERPGVSLEWFNTLYRILLGEQRGPRFGSFVAIYGIAETRTLIAKALSGELLREHETFVASRKAS